gtccaacaacaaaacaccactctgattcagattgggggggccgttcctcccaatcacgcccctccaggtctcactgtcattgcccacatgagcattgaagtcccccagcaggacgagggagtctcccggaggagcactctccagtgcctcctccagggactccaaaaagggtgggtactctgaactgctgttcagtgcataagcacaaacaacagtcaggacccatccccccaccctaaggcggagggaggctactctctcgtctaccggggtgaaccccaatgtacaggcgcacagccggggggcgataagtatgcccacacctgctctacgcctctcaccgcgggcaactccagagtggaagagagtccaacccctctcgaggaggctggttccggagcccaaaccatgcgtcgaggtgagtccgactatatctagccggaaccgctcagcctcgcgcaccagctcaggctccttccccagcagagaggtgacgttccacgtcccaagagccagcttcaatagccgaggatcagaccgccaagctctccgccttcggctgccgcccagctcgcactgcacccgacccccatggcccctcccacgggtggtgagcccgtcagaagtGGGACCCGTGTAATTTCTTCGGGGTGtacccgaccgagccccacaggcacagacccggccaccaggcgctcgccggcgggccccacccctgggcctggctccagggcgAGGCGGTGTCCAACATTGTccatcatcataggggttttatgagctgttctttgtctggtccctcatctaggatctgtttgccatgggtgaccctaccaggggcttaaagccccagacaacatagctcccagactcattggggcacgcaaaccccccaccacggtaaggtgacagctcacgggGAGGGTAAAATATTGTATATCGCGTATTTCACTCCACTAGGTCACTATTCGATAAATCAGTGCGCATCAGTGCAGAGAGACAAAACTGACAAAAGCAACACTCAATGAAGCAGTCGTGTTGTTTATAGTGTTGAGAGTATGTGGAGCCATTTCAGTCAAATTAAGTTTGGTAgtgttcaggtttttttttttttttccatgtacaCCGATCCAAAGCCCAGTGATGAAGCCAGTATGATCGCTTATTGGACGTACAAACGTGGTAGTCGACTGTTTATGTCAAAAATGACTCCAGACTAAACATGCTTTCATTCAGGGTTTCTTTTTAATGCGACTACACATTTGACTCAAATATTACATATCTTTGGGAAAAGTACAAGTTACCTTCCTATTACTGTAATCTTTTCAATACAATGTGCCGTGATTCAACCGAAATAAAGACACCACGCTTCCTGTGATCTCCATCAGGAATACGCTGCTGTCTGTAAGCCGGTACTCTGAGGTTATAATAATCATCTTCATGCATCGATAAGCACTTAATACAAATAGAAAACAATAACCAGCAGATGGCATATTTCTGTAAATGCAAGGTAAAATGAACTATGCGTCAGTGACAGGCGTCCGCTAGCAGACCAGGTAGTGCTCCAGACACTTAAATTCATATTAAGACATGATTTTACATCGCTGCAGAATATTATTGCAATTACTGTTTGTCAATAagcaactgcaaaaaaaaaaagaagaaaaaacacacacaaaaaagggaCAAACACCAACACTGTCAACCAAATATCTATTTTTAAGAGAACAAGATGATTTACAAGCTTTATTGCACAGCCCCACAGCCCAAAGCGGTTGTCTTTCAACAAGTCCACAGGCTACAACAAACTTGCTAATTCCATCTTTTAATTACCATTTCGCTCCTCTGTAACAGATCAAGAATGATACATTCAGGCAAGCATTTAGTTACGTGAACAATGAGCTGCCACACTGTCCTGTCTGCAGGGCTGCACAATTTCCTCATTAAGATCCCATTTTCATTGGTTACATTCAAGCATGCGACAGAGCTGCTGCCCGGTGTGTCGCATCACGCTTTCATTCAAGACACAAAAAGTGATCCAGAGCCACCATCAATCTGATTAGTGAGAATTCTTATTGCTGCTGCCCATGTGATTTCTCAGAATCATTTTTCTcctgttgatattttttttttttttcttccccaacaCTGATGTCAAACAGCATCGGAAAACAGAATAACtcgaaaaaaacatttaatagaAATTAAACATCTATCTTATCAGCCTGAGAACAGTGCGTCCCTTAAGCAAAAAAAGCTTTAGAAATGTTTAGCCCAAACGTAGAAATAATATGCTTTATTTTTAGGTCAATAACTGTAGAACGGATAGTTGGTCGGTGCACGATTAGGTTGTTGGGCAAGTCTGTCTTGCCAGAGTGATTTTTGCATGTCAGACAAAAATTAAACAATTCCATCTCCAAGTATATAACTCTTAAAAGGTTTGTTAAAATTGAAAATGGTTGTTCGAAAGCAGATTAACGACCAAAAGAGTTTCAGAGCAGTGCTAAAAATCATCATCAATTGACTGAAAAACGTGTACATTTCATAATCCTAATGGGACCGAAGCTCGTGTTGCTAAACTTGGGACCTTTGTTAGCGGAAAAAGTGCATCAAAAGCATCCATTATATGTATAAATAAACTGTATAATGTCAGTAATTGGAATTTTTCCATCCCACTTCTTTTCAAATATATACTTTGATATTAACAATAACAACTGGAACACGAGCCAGGAAATGCAGAAATAGAACAACTGTGAATTACAAACATATTAAAACGTCTCTCAGAGATATCAACAGCGTTTTCAGAGTTAGATTATCATGTATTAGAAGTCTTTTGAGAACACTGCCCTGACAAATGGCTGCTCTTAGAAAAGGGAAAAGGTTACTGCCTTGAGCTCAGTCTACGTCAAACAGAagacagagaaggagacaggctcatttcttttcttcttttctacaTGAGACGCATGGACTCAAACACATTCGGAGACGTGAAGCGGTGCTACGCTGAAGGAACGGCGGGAGCAGATGAATCACAGGGACCGAAACCCAACAGACATGGAAAGATTCAACAAAGAATCCGAGTGTGCCGCTGCCTCCCTGACGGCGCTCACACGTCCGCCATCCAGACAAAAGAAGCTCCACATGCGTGGAGGCGGACCTTCTACAATGAAGTGCTTGTCATTACTTCACTTGTGTCAgaaaatttataaaaaaatttctttttttaaaaacttccaTGAAAGTTGAAATTTTGAACGTCAACAAACATTAGCTTATAATGGTGATCATCCCCATCTGATACATGTCCCACACTAGCTATTAAACAAAGATTTTTCAAACTGCCCGACTACAAAAAACAATGTGCATCAAGTGCGATGATGGCAGTCTGCGTTTTTCACGAGTTAAAGCAAAAATTTAAGTTGTTTCTTGCTTTTAAATCAAAAAGCTTGTTACTAAGTCCAGTTATGATAAGGCATATTGTATATATTCGGATATGTACAAAACACATATTGATCTGTTTGCGTGCCACAAGTACAGATCTGGCGCGTAAAATTCCAGACAATCACATTTCCGAGTTTCCGCTGATGCGTCCCCTCGAACACCCCTGACATAATGACAGAAATACattccaaaataaaaataaaaaatcataaacACGGAGCAGCAAGGTGGAGTTAAAATTAATGCTACATGATTTTAAAAGCAGATCAAAACCCAAGCCGGTGTCATTTCCTGGGAAAAAGGGCCTTTCTCAAACACACCAGATTTCTACCATGTGGGCATCATGTCTGGGAACCAGACGCGACCCAAATGCTTCGACACCTCCCAGTGGATATCATCCAGCTGATAACGGTGATCTGGAACCAGCACTTCCTCCATGATGGAGAGCTGCGTCAGCCTGTCTCCGCACATCTTAACAAACTCCACGAAGGCGCTGCAGGACACTTCGCACTCTCCCAGGCCGATGGCGGACAGCTGCGTGCAGCGTTGGGCGATGCGGATGAGCTCTTCGTCCAGCGGCCGCAGCCCGTTGGCGCACACCACCAGCTCCACCAGACGCGGGCAGGTGAGCCCGACGCGGCCCAGCACGTCTTTGCTGACGGAGCGGCCGAAGTAAAGGTGCGTGACGGGGATTTCGTCGCGGAAGAAAGGGCCAAACTCTTCCTCGTAGAGAAAGAAGTACATGACCAGATTGAACTTGGGAGAGTGGCGTACCATGGCGTCCCAGCTGCTCTTCTTGATGGTGTGGAACTGTTGCCCTGGGTTCTCACTGACCACGTCAATGCGAAGGTGCTCAAGGTGAACGTGCTTCTCTGAGGAGAGCGCGATGAGGAGCTCGTCGCTCAGCAAATGGTAGTTGAGCGCCAGTTCTCTCAGGCCATGGCACTGATCAGCCACACACAGGATGCCTGCAAACACAGAAAACTGTATTAGACGGGGCTCCACACTGACAAGAGGGCCTCATCAAAGTAAATCCGAgttatatcaaaaacacattAAGTAGGCAACTCGTTGGTGGTGAATCATTTATCGATAATAAATGTACAGACAATTTCTTAAAAAGTGGCATTTTCCTTTAAAAGGAAGGAATTAACATTAAGAGATTCATTCATTTGGTGTTTATGTTTAAGAAGCACAAtgaaattattcttttttttttttttttcttaaaagttatttttcctttaaagtgatactccggagtaaattcaacctggggtcatttgaaccgtgatatccagccaagtagcccacccgcagttttttcgatattggctgaacatcagctgagttactgagttatcccgaatagctttgtacaagggttaatggatcctggtccgtatctccaaaattaccacactaaaatcacatgccatgacaccaaacttctacagtagtacaaatatggtctgtactcaccaaacgatgcatttggaagtttgaaaatagtccaggagtttattattatcaacacaagcctgatagcttttctgctgctaaagctgcgtcgacgtcacttcagggagctgggagcttcaaagtaagatgagggttgatctactactgtagacaacaaagtatatgctatattctacatgtttttttaatgaatttttatgttgtagagttgtgaagttattttatcaatggagaaattgagcagccttgctttgttgtctacagtagtagatcaaccctcatcttactttgaagctcccagctccctgaagtgacgtcgacgcagctttagcagcagagaagctatcaggcttgtgttgataataataaactcctggactattttcaaacttccaaatgcatcgtttggtgagtacagaccatatttgtactactgtagaagtttggtgtcatggcatgtgattttagtgtggtaattttggagatacggaccaggatccattaacccttgtacgaagctattcgggataactcagtaactcagctgatgttcagccaatatcgaaaaaactgcggatgggctacttggctggatatcacggttcaaatgaccccaggttgagtctactccggagtatcactttaagataAAGCTGCAATGAGGTGTTATTGTGACTTTTCCCACTTATTAGTCAGTGATACAGTTCAGATAAAAAACGAGTGTGTGCTGGAGCTCCTTAAATCTTTTGTTTTAGGCTGACATTGGCACCATGCAGCCCAGTAATTACTATGGAGCAACACAACTTTTAAATTTGTTGATCAGTGACATCCACACCTTCTataattgtatatatatatgtttgtgaCAGTACCTGCGGGTGAAACATGAGGGCAGCTGCTCATTTTCAGCAGTTTGAGTGTGTCACTGTTGTTGGCCACCAGGACTTTGAGAGAGGGGTCATCTACAGGCGTGTCATCGATCTTCAGGGAGGACAGGGATTTGGAGTTGACAAAAACCACCGTCAGGGCTGAGATGAAGTGAGACTGGTGAACAAAAGGCAAAACACAGCAGCATTTAGTGGCCTTGTATGCTGCCTTTGTTTGCCCGCAAAATAAGGAATTCAGCATGCAACCAATACGGCTGTCCTGAATACAAATTTTGGGATTTTCTGAAATATAATATATCTGCAGGGGAGGATGTGAGCTTCATGCATTTACTCCCACGAAAAAATCTGAATCCTGCATGCAAACAGAACACCTTCTTTACGAGCAAACACACAGCAGCTGGGTATTTATTTCTAGCCTCGGcagactttgaaaaaaaagcaaCCATGCACGTGTGCGGCAACACCACCTTATGCAAGATACGTCCTCTGAGATTTATATAGGAACAAAAAGGCTGGGAGGGACATTTCAATACGACAACTTGGGAGTTCTTAAATTCGAGAGCTTCCCACGGGCACTTGGCATCAATCATTCCCGCTGTATTACAGACATTCATCAAGGATCGGGGCAATAAACCGGCGCGTTGTCACATGCCTTCGGGCTTACTTTGGGCATCTCCATGAAGCTGGGCCTGGCTGTGGAGATGAGACCCAGAGTTTTCAAAGAACAATTCACAAGCTGAGAGAGGATGTCGCACGCTGCCTCTGCAGACTCCCTGCTGCTGTCCACCTGCATGCAACACAGAGAAAAATTCAAAACAGGAGTCAACTTCCCCGCACGCTCCTTCTTTGTCACTTTGACAACAAACTCCTCTCCGTCATACCTTGAAGCTGACGTATTGTAGGTGGTTGGAGTGCCTTTTAATTATCTGTTTGATTAGGTCTGGGTGCGTTGCCTTCAGGTAGGAGCTGGCTGGCTGGTTCAACTCGAACTCAAAGCAGCGCCACAGTTCGGGCATGTGGAAGGCCTGATTCCAGCACCGGCAAACCTGCGGGGACATCCCGACTCACTTCACATCAGACAATTGAGACACTTTTTTCTTAACCtgtgcaacaaaacaaaaaatgtttttactcCTGTAGCGAACTGTCGTGTGTTGTTAATACAACGCACGTGTGAAGAATATCTGACAGAGAGGACCTGGCTCCACGAACTTgagggttttttgttttttttggcgtCAGCTCAGAGTGTGAAGTGTGGTGGAAGAAAAACACTGTTAGTTGTGGAGAGATGCAAAGTATACGTGAGGAACTGAGGCATAAATCTCATGTATTTTGGCATTTCTGTAAAGTTTTAATGCATTATTATGTAGTATTATGCTATGTTCTCATATTGGTGTTGAACAGCCACAAAGTATCTGGATCAGGAGGGCCTTCTGCTTCGTGTTTGTGAACTCAGTGACGTGAAACTAAAAGTTTGAGCTGAACTGTGTGTCCGACCGGCTTATCTTAAAGCGCTGCCGTCTCCTTTTCTCCCAGAACTCCTCAGACAGGACTACTGGACAAAAAAATGTGGGGGAACGTGCTTAACTTTTTCCATTTGGTCTGCTTTACTTCTCAATCTCCATCAAACAAAGAGTGTTGGCATGGCAACGCCTGTGTTTtacgctttaaaaaaaaacacccattaATTTCAGGCTTATATTCAGGTCTCTAGTGACTGATAAGACACTATTGAACCTTTTCTCGTTCTGAAATCAGTTATAGTTGAGGTAATATCTGGGTTAGACCATTCAGACTGCCACAATAAACGCATCTTCCAGGCAAATACTTTCCACAAAGAGCAGCAACAGAGGCAATGTATCATATCATATGAGTACCTGAGAAGCATAAGCCCTGTCCAGAAGAGGCAGGTACTGGAAAATGTGAAGCAGAATCTCCTGTGGCAAACTCTCCCATCTGGCTCCCTCGTCCTCCACGCTCCTCTGCTTGCGGGATCGTTTAAGAGTCTTCTGACACCCACGGCTTGGGCCACCTCCATCCTCCTGCTCATTCCTTTCAAGACCTCGTTTCATCCTGGGTAAACAGAGGAGGGGTTTCAGAAGCTCTTGATTACTTAACATGCAGCATGTTAATCCTTGTTTTAACAAGCCCGCAGTGCGTAGCTGGTAAGCTGATAGATGGTTACAGATGTAAATCATTTCAAAGTCATCCTCTGGTTAAGAaatcccttcttttttttttttaatcctccgATAACGTGTCCAAAAAATGTTTATGTGTTACGAGACGTGAGCGAATCCAGCCAATAATGTTTTGGCTGAGGCTTTTTGCCTTAAATGCGAAGAGCATCAGCTACAGTGTGTGAAAAGGCAACGTGAGAGAACAGAGAATAGGAGGAACTAATCCTGACTACATGCTGGGTGGTGCTTGGCAGCTAATTCGAATAAGGAGCAAATGAAATGAGAGAATGGCAAACCACAAGGAGAAGTTAGCGATAGCAAGGAGGAGAAGCTGCCTGTGTTTTGCTCTTGTTGAGAAGAAGTCAGAGGTGACATGCTCCATTTACAGCTGTGGCAGCAACAAGCACGATTCTTGTAACTCTGCAGTATTGAAAGGATCATCGTAGGGAATGTCAGGCAACCACCAACACAGAACAACTCccttatttttctctctctcttcatgATTCCATGTACAGCCACTTAACGATAAATAaatactcaaaaaaaaaaaagcattcagaGTGACAAAGCCAGCTCGTTGGACCATGAATACATCATGCACAGGATCTCTCCCTCCAAGTTGGTCGCCAGCAGGCTCTCCCCCAGGTGAGCAGGCATCCACCGCCTTCTGGGCATTTGGACATTCCCCACGTCCATCACTGAACGCCTTGGCCTATGACAGGGTGTTGGTGTGATGGGGCACTTGCGAGAACCGACCACGGTCGAACCACCGCACTTTGCCTTGCTATCCACAGGCCACCCACATTCACAGTGGCCTGCAGTGAGGGCAGCGGTGGGCTGGATGGGGGATCCCTGCCCCATGACTCCCAGTCTGCTCCTCAGAGCCTTAAATTACACTTAGTTCAGCTGTGTGACCTTGGCTGTCGAAGGGCTATCCATTTAACTCGTACAAAAGGGTTAGACTCAAATGATGAGGTAGCTTTCCCATCGTGATCCATTGTGGCTGTCACTAAAACAAACCTTTCCATGTCTGAGTTTGCTCTCATCTTGAAAGTCCCTCTATGATTTAAACATTCTGCCTTTAGATTAAAGACATTAAAATGTTACATCAAATACACCCTAATAGGTGTTCTTCTTATGTATTTAGGATGACTGTCCTGTGTTTGCTTATGCGTTTATCATCTGTATATTACTCAGACATGAGTCACAGACTTGTGGTGCAGCAGCTAAAGAAAATCCGGTTTCAACAACCAGATGTCCCCCCCTGGGAGCTTCCTCAGCTCCCAAAATGAAGACGTTTTACACCAAGGACACGCCTCCCTCTGCTTTTATCAGCCAACAGGAAAAACTCGCATGTTAAAAGTAAGTTTATGCCCACTGAAACTGTTTTCAGTCCACGCATATGGTCACGAACGACGCGATGTTGGCGACATGTTAACGACAACACAACTACACATAAACCAAGAATTAGCACAACCCAATCGAACCACGCATTCTGCTAATTATTACCCAACTGTGGCTAGTTGTTAAAAAACCACAAACCAAAGCAGCTTGCTTGGTTCGTTAGACTAACTTCTGAGATTTTGTCCTCCTTGTAATTCTCTTACCTGGCTTTCACCTCCGCCGtcggctgtttgttttgaagcgATATCTCAACGTCAACCGGGACCGACACAAGAAAACTGCGTTCGAGCTGGCCGACCGATCAAACACATTGGACCATACGGCGGCACGGTGTGACGGGAGGATAGCAAACACCGGCAGGAGGCTTTCGAAGTGAGATTTCCAAAAGTGTTTAGGGTTTTCCTGGCGCCTGACCTAATTTCGCTGCAGAACTCTGCCCCACTACTTTGCGGATCAGCTAAAGATGGCGTTTGTGTTGTTGTGCGGAGCGGATGAGTAGATGCAGGGGGCTGCAGTTGTAGTGAACGGTCGGCAGGGGGAGCTATTTCACCCGCAGGCATTTTCCAAACCGACAGGGGGCACTATAATGGTTTTactaaaaaatgaataaataaattgaaagggaaaataaagagtttgagaatttttttgtttaatcacaTTATCCTAAATGTATGCAGCGCATCAGGCCAGTACCTTAGCGAGATTCTGCTCTACTTTTAGTAAGTTTAATagtttaaaattattatttataattatttaatgaTAACTGTGGTTCAGGGCCTCAGGATGTGCCTCgatagcctgggtgccagccgaacttagccccacccgtaaaatttttggtcgggaagttcggtctgactctgctcagttgggaaatcattatgcccgaccaagaatcggtcgacccaatcagattgccagggcgggctttatacgatgatggacagatgatcaacagggacattatcgactacgtcactaaagagctgaacatggctgccgctggagagctagggtgtgtagattctgccatcgagtctgttctacaggatctccacattgcattcattttgaaagacaaacagaggaacacgataaaggcttttatcgatagaaaagatgtttttgccgtccttcctacaacaagtgtgtgttgtttaaagcgatacaatgtaacttctcaaaaagcccactctggagctccccctacaggcttggaggtaatgtacggttacactgtcgtaaatacaacaccctttcactttcacttttcacgtttgttgacgaaccggcgaggagttagaaggtgcaagctatgcgaccaagaaggtaagagtaatcaaatgtaccttggagcgtgagaggggtctatttgttttttggGTAGGTGtcccagaaagcaagtcgaagtacttccgctcagctcccgggccgctccagcaaagttacatagcgcagttattccaactcagacccccgaagggcataggagacaggccaatcgtaatattaaaactcattctagccgcacaatttttttcaatctGTTATTTTAAGGGAAAAATGTTACATAGTCGTGctttaatctacgtcacatactacgttgctctgattggttgtaggtctatccaattgagcgaagaggcattttttctcctggttcggttgaaacatgCCCCATTCttaaatctctattgagcggtatcagactcacattctgactagaatcgtgagtatgacgtagtcaggctagcgCCTCGACTCCCATGCAACGAAAGTTGAACTCAAAATTGAACAGTTCAGTTATTTCTCTTGCACAACAAAACtattcacatttttttattattattcaaatCAAAGTCTGGGGCCAGAGTTAATTAGGTTATCTTGACTGAAGATAcgcaccaaaataaaaaaaaaaacaggtcttTCAGTCACGGCAAAATTAAGGCTGTTGTCTCACACAGGTATTGGCGACTGCCACCACAAATAATGTCATCCCAGGAGTTAAGCCAGTCATCTGTTCCAATCTCTTTTGGGGGCACGATGGCAACACAGTCCTGCCCTGCCTCATGCTTGTCCCAGGTGGCGACGGCGTTATTTGGCTCATTTTTCTTCCAGAAGTTTAAACCATCCTTCCATCTAACCCTGTGCCCGCTGACCCAGTAGAAGATGCCCTCCTTCACCAGGTCTTGCATCCCAATCCAGGCTGAATGGAAGTCTTCGTGAGGATGTTTCATTACATACTGAAAAGTCATGTTGGTCAAGAATGCTTGGTCTTGAGCATTTGTAACTTCAGCCAAGTCCCCCATATTATCTAAACAAAACCTGCGAGCATTTTCCCAATTTTCTGTGTCTCGGGACAGAAAGAAGCAGCGTGAAGCGTGCTCAGTCCAACCAGACATACAGGATGAGCACTGCAGCGTGTCTCTGTCGCAGAGATTCCACAAGAAGGACAGTTTGTCTGAGGACAAGATTGAATGCTGTTGTTGATTTTTTGTCCTCAACTCTGCCGTTGTTTGCCGTTCGTCATTTAACAGCGAgtgcaatctttttttttctgcagtagCCATCGTGATGAGAAGCATTGATTTATTCAAAACCCGATTCAGTTGTTGGTTCTCCTCTTTGATGAGGTTGCAGTCTTCCAGCGTTGAATTTATAAGCATGTTCAGCACTTTGTTCTCCTTCTGCAACTGCGTTTTTGCTTGCAATGTGCTATTTAAGAGTTTTCTCAGCTGGATATTTTCAGCTGACAGCAAGGTGATATTGTACAAAGTGGTATTTAAGAGCAGGTTCAGCTTGTCATACTCATTTTCCAGTATGGTAAAGTTCTGGAAAGTGGAATTCAGAAGTTCCTTCAGCTGTGTCACATAGTTCCTCGCAGTCATTATCTCCTCTGACAGTGGATGTAATTTTGCTGTTGGTCTTTGTTGATTCATCACCACAATACAGATGACGCTGGTCATGGTAGAAAAAAATACACTCAAAATTATGATCAAAAGAAGTTTCCAATGAGATCGTAGTCTCTTCATGCAGCCAGGAGGCTCTTCTCTTCCTGTTGCATCTTCAGTCACTGAGGCATCATCATGTGCACTAAggacaacaaaaacacagaaaaaatatATCTAAATTAGATTCAAAGATTTAACAATGTTCTCACAAAATATTATGTCACAGGACAATGGAAtgtacaacagaatgtctgaaaaagaaaataatcaaggtGTTCCAATGGTGCAGTCAAAGTCCCGACCTCAGCCTGAtggaaatgctgtggtgggaccttaagagagctgtgcagagacAATTGTATGCAGACCACACTTATTTGAAACAACTTTGTAAAGTAAAGTGAGCCAAAAGTTCTTCACAACAATGTGCGAGATTGATAAAGTCACATAGAAAACAATTACTTCAAGTTGTTGCTGCTGAAGGTGGTTCTTCTAGCTATGGAATCATTAGATGTACTTAGTTTTTTACAAACCGCTTCTCCATTTTAGCCTTATGTTGGTTCAACAATAAATGACGCAGTGTAATATGTCGTGTGTTGGACGTCATCTGAGGTCGTATCGAACTCATTTTAAAACCCTCAAcctagtaagtaagtaagtaagtcatttttatttatagagcacgtttaaaacagtttccactgaccaaagtgctgtacatatgATATGgctaaaaaatagaaaaataaaagcaaatcagaacaagcaaaatataaaagcaaacacaaagagagtaagaaagacaaatacagaaatacaATTGACAAATAAACAGCACTAacaaataaatagcaacagaacagaatacacttgaatataaagagaggagagagatggaAAGCTAGGAAGCAGGGAAAGCCAGGGAGTATAGGTGGGTCTTGAGCCTTGATTTAAAGGTGGTCACAGAGGGAGACAGTCTAACATCTGGGGGAAGACAATTCCACAGACGTGGGGCTGCTACTGCAAAAGCTCTATCGCCTTTTTGCTTGAGGCGGGTGCGGGCCACAGAGAGAAGACCCTTGTCGGCAGATCTAAGGGACCTGGATGCTGAGAGGGGATGGAGGAGGTCTGAGATATATGAGGGAGCCAACCCATGCAGTGCCTTCTATACAATCAGCAGGACTTTAAAGTGGATCCTAAAGCTAATGGGGAGCCAGTGTAAGGAGGCCAGTACAGGGTT
This Odontesthes bonariensis isolate fOdoBon6 chromosome 1, fOdoBon6.hap1, whole genome shotgun sequence DNA region includes the following protein-coding sequences:
- the LOC142366336 gene encoding F-box/LRR-repeat protein 3-like, with amino-acid sequence MKRGLERNEQEDGGGPSRGCQKTLKRSRKQRSVEDEGARWESLPQEILLHIFQYLPLLDRAYASQVCRCWNQAFHMPELWRCFEFELNQPASSYLKATHPDLIKQIIKRHSNHLQYVSFKVDSSRESAEAACDILSQLVNCSLKTLGLISTARPSFMEMPKSHFISALTVVFVNSKSLSSLKIDDTPVDDPSLKVLVANNSDTLKLLKMSSCPHVSPAGILCVADQCHGLRELALNYHLLSDELLIALSSEKHVHLEHLRIDVVSENPGQQFHTIKKSSWDAMVRHSPKFNLVMYFFLYEEEFGPFFRDEIPVTHLYFGRSVSKDVLGRVGLTCPRLVELVVCANGLRPLDEELIRIAQRCTQLSAIGLGECEVSCSAFVEFVKMCGDRLTQLSIMEEVLVPDHRYQLDDIHWEVSKHLGRVWFPDMMPTW